In Puniceicoccaceae bacterium, the following are encoded in one genomic region:
- a CDS encoding metalloregulator ArsR/SmtB family transcription factor: MNECMLTEAIYKCFSDRQRLRMLNVLADGPLCVCHVMDILKCPQVQASKQLGYMKRLQVVQSRQQAQWRVYRVAPIAESLIRVNLEHLRSDSPVACELQQDLCKRKAIVERIAQTGDPCPRFVLQPANEAEIDESLSQF; this comes from the coding sequence ATGAACGAGTGCATGCTGACCGAAGCCATCTACAAATGTTTCTCAGACCGGCAGCGTCTGCGCATGCTCAACGTGCTGGCAGACGGTCCGCTCTGTGTCTGTCATGTCATGGATATTCTCAAATGCCCGCAGGTCCAGGCCTCGAAACAACTGGGCTACATGAAACGACTGCAGGTTGTTCAGTCCCGGCAACAGGCCCAGTGGCGGGTGTATCGCGTTGCTCCCATCGCAGAATCCCTGATTCGGGTCAACCTGGAGCACCTGCGCAGTGATTCCCCTGTTGCTTGCGAACTGCAGCAGGATCTCTGCAAGCGCAAAGCCATTGTGGAGCGCATTGCGCAGACTGGCGATCCTTGTCCCAGGTTCGTGCTGCAACCCGCAAATGAAGCGGAAATCGATGAGTCTCTTTCCCAATTCTGA